A stretch of Microcystis aeruginosa FD4 DNA encodes these proteins:
- a CDS encoding formylglycine-generating enzyme family protein produces MADETAKIKLYRKTYQLPRLNRPDLLILQDQIQERQQLIKTGKRVRHTWLGLRKKEEPLNFEETFQELERLVEDYNQLIRFLTDHKDEYRRFFLSLTEEIKEAVAVKCQKLAETERKRQSLENSIGSAELRDTLRLQKQQIFRTVILVGRASLLMLKKIDLISESIQKLAEDQDTQKQVFSKMIGELNGYKQVYQLQIELDNLEQEAIEMAKVAINLEQYLKPIIGQFQGLIDRVVTIDGELSRSVSEVESLVQNILSSESAVSFRKNENLSASLLNFLVTSEEKRGRLAIALERAEQEGWQWTEAEIPDEEIELETAIQRINNHVIERVGDFSTSVVGDSPIPPQTQPETALGNKTSFTEKLPNRQSGGNRSSTPEPSQESGFKAFNFEIVEVNAKGEQIKKEWKQSQYFGEDLGKDITLEMVAIPGGIFTMGSPAGEGHDSEKPQHQVTLPSFYMGKYPITQAQWKAIASRTDLKVKQDLEPKPAYFKDRPESDRRPVEKVNWYDAIEFCARLSKLTGREYRLPSEAEWEYACRAGTTTAFHFGETITGDLANYNATKTYADEPKGEYREETTPVGQFPSNAFGLYDMHGNVWEWCADDWHDNYEGAPRDGSAWTKNGNDNCSPLRGGSWCIYPFYCRSAYRINKNRRDINISVGFRVVCGAGRTL; encoded by the coding sequence ATGGCAGACGAAACAGCGAAAATTAAGCTTTATCGGAAAACCTATCAACTTCCCCGACTAAATCGCCCCGATTTATTAATTTTACAGGATCAGATTCAAGAAAGACAGCAACTGATTAAAACCGGAAAGCGGGTTCGCCATACATGGCTAGGATTGAGGAAAAAAGAAGAACCCCTCAATTTCGAGGAAACCTTTCAAGAATTAGAAAGATTAGTCGAGGATTATAACCAGTTAATCAGATTTCTCACCGACCATAAAGATGAATACCGGCGGTTTTTCCTGTCACTAACCGAGGAAATCAAGGAGGCAGTGGCGGTTAAATGCCAGAAATTGGCAGAAACAGAGCGAAAACGCCAATCTCTAGAGAATAGCATCGGCTCGGCCGAACTGCGAGATACCCTGAGACTACAGAAACAGCAGATTTTCCGCACCGTCATCCTTGTTGGCCGTGCCAGCTTGCTTATGCTCAAGAAAATCGACCTAATCAGCGAAAGCATCCAGAAATTAGCCGAAGATCAGGATACACAAAAACAGGTTTTCTCGAAAATGATCGGCGAGTTGAACGGGTACAAACAAGTGTATCAGTTGCAGATCGAGTTAGATAATCTGGAACAAGAAGCGATCGAAATGGCCAAAGTAGCCATTAATCTAGAACAATACCTAAAACCAATTATCGGACAGTTTCAGGGTTTGATCGATCGAGTAGTGACCATTGACGGGGAACTGTCCCGCAGTGTCAGCGAAGTGGAATCCCTCGTCCAGAACATTCTCAGTTCCGAATCGGCCGTATCTTTCCGCAAAAACGAGAATCTATCGGCTAGTTTGCTCAATTTTCTCGTCACCAGCGAAGAAAAGCGCGGCCGTTTAGCGATCGCACTAGAGCGAGCCGAACAGGAAGGATGGCAATGGACAGAAGCGGAAATCCCCGACGAGGAAATCGAACTGGAAACCGCCATTCAACGCATCAACAATCATGTAATCGAGAGAGTCGGGGACTTTAGCACCTCCGTCGTCGGTGACTCTCCCATTCCTCCCCAAACTCAACCAGAGACAGCGCTAGGCAATAAAACTTCATTTACCGAAAAACTACCCAATCGGCAGTCAGGGGGGAATAGGTCATCCACCCCTGAACCTTCTCAAGAAAGTGGATTCAAGGCATTTAACTTCGAGATCGTGGAAGTAAATGCAAAGGGCGAGCAAATCAAAAAAGAGTGGAAACAGTCCCAATATTTCGGCGAAGATTTGGGCAAAGACATAACCCTAGAAATGGTCGCCATACCGGGGGGAATATTCACGATGGGTTCACCAGCAGGAGAAGGACATGATAGTGAGAAACCCCAACATCAGGTTACTCTTCCCTCTTTCTACATGGGTAAATATCCCATCACCCAAGCGCAGTGGAAAGCGATCGCGTCCCGTACCGATTTAAAAGTTAAACAAGACCTTGAACCCAAACCAGCCTATTTTAAAGACCGTCCCGAAAGCGATCGCCGTCCCGTGGAAAAAGTCAACTGGTACGATGCGATCGAGTTCTGCGCGAGATTATCCAAGTTGACGGGAAGGGAATACCGGCTACCGAGCGAAGCGGAATGGGAATATGCCTGTAGAGCGGGGACAACAACCGCCTTTCACTTTGGGGAAACTATCACGGGAGATTTAGCTAATTATAATGCTACTAAAACTTATGCAGATGAACCCAAAGGAGAATACCGAGAAGAAACGACTCCCGTAGGACAATTTCCGTCTAATGCCTTTGGGCTGTATGATATGCACGGGAACGTATGGGAATGGTGCGCTGATGATTGGCATGATAATTATGAGGGTGCGCCAAGGGATGGAAGTGCTTGGACAAAAAATGGGAATGATAATTGTTCTCCTCTGCGGGGCGGTTCTTGGTGCATCTATCCATTTTACTGCCGTTCCGCTTACCGCATCAACAAAAACCGCCGCGACATCAACATCAGCGTCGGTTTTCGGGTGGTGTGCGGTGCTGGGAGGACTCTGTAA
- a CDS encoding ParA family protein yields MKIITVTGYKGGVGKSTTAVHIATYFSDRGRTVLVDGDPNRTALGWAERGELPFTVADERQAMKIIGGADFVIIDTPARPHSDDLKELAKGCELLILPTAPDVLSLQPMLETAKDLGDANYRALITIVPPPPNREGEILRQDLTEGSIPVFKSMIRRTVGYQKAALAGVPIRNLDDARLKAAWKDYKALGEEILAILEAL; encoded by the coding sequence ATGAAAATTATTACCGTTACTGGTTACAAAGGCGGCGTGGGTAAAAGCACCACCGCCGTGCATATCGCCACCTATTTCAGCGATCGAGGTCGGACGGTATTAGTTGATGGCGACCCGAACCGCACCGCTCTGGGTTGGGCGGAGAGGGGGGAGCTTCCCTTCACCGTCGCCGACGAGCGACAGGCGATGAAGATTATCGGCGGGGCGGATTTCGTCATCATCGATACTCCCGCCCGTCCCCATTCCGACGATCTCAAAGAGTTGGCCAAGGGTTGCGAACTCTTGATCTTACCCACCGCCCCCGATGTTCTCAGTCTGCAGCCGATGTTGGAAACGGCCAAGGACCTAGGAGACGCTAATTATCGCGCCCTAATCACGATCGTACCGCCGCCCCCGAATCGGGAAGGTGAAATACTGCGCCAAGATTTAACCGAGGGCAGTATCCCTGTTTTCAAGTCGATGATTCGCAGAACCGTCGGTTATCAAAAAGCCGCTTTAGCGGGTGTTCCCATCCGCAATCTCGATGATGCCAGGTTAAAAGCGGCATGGAAGGATTACAAAGCTTTGGGAGAGGAAATCTTAGCCATATTGGAGGCTTTATGA
- a CDS encoding ASCH domain-containing protein — translation MAIKAISLWQPWASLVANGLKLYETRGWPTKYRGVLAIHAAKRPLCKQGKSLISHLNRAFNLSIDGDKLPLGAIVALTDLTDCLEMVSETSATDVPNSIIIESVSELERLLGDWQPQRYAWKLENVRAIEPIPCLGKQKLFTVEIITPDFSLTGG, via the coding sequence TTGGCAATCAAAGCTATCAGTTTGTGGCAACCGTGGGCATCTCTGGTCGCAAACGGTCTCAAGCTTTACGAGACGAGGGGATGGCCGACAAAATACCGAGGGGTGTTGGCCATCCACGCCGCCAAACGTCCCCTTTGCAAGCAAGGAAAAAGCTTGATCTCCCATCTCAACCGAGCATTTAATCTGTCCATCGATGGAGATAAATTGCCGTTAGGTGCGATCGTAGCACTCACCGATTTGACCGATTGTTTAGAGATGGTATCCGAGACGAGTGCCACCGACGTGCCAAATTCGATTATTATCGAATCGGTTTCGGAATTGGAACGGTTGCTCGGCGACTGGCAACCCCAACGATACGCTTGGAAGCTGGAAAATGTCAGGGCGATTGAACCGATACCCTGCTTAGGCAAGCAAAAGCTGTTTACTGTTGAAATAATTACCCCTGATTTTTCGCTAACTGGCGGGTGA
- the avd gene encoding diversity-generating retroelement protein Avd, producing the protein MKELSVIQKCYDLVKWYVPIIERFPRVHKFTIGDRVINQLYNILENLIRAKFAKSKLAKLEYINTELAVLRHQTRLLLDFKLIDLKRYEYVSQLIDELGGELGNWIKTQREREAKPD; encoded by the coding sequence ATGAAAGAGTTATCGGTGATTCAAAAGTGTTATGATTTGGTGAAGTGGTACGTTCCGATTATAGAGCGTTTTCCTAGGGTTCACAAGTTCACGATAGGGGACAGGGTAATCAACCAACTTTATAACATATTAGAGAATTTAATCAGGGCTAAATTTGCCAAAAGTAAGCTTGCCAAACTTGAATATATCAACACCGAGTTAGCCGTTCTCAGACATCAGACCCGACTTTTATTAGATTTTAAGTTGATCGATCTGAAACGCTATGAATACGTCAGTCAGTTAATCGATGAATTGGGAGGAGAATTAGGTAACTGGATTAAAACCCAACGTGAACGAGAAGCAAAACCAGATTAA
- a CDS encoding IS5-like element ISMae4 family transposase has protein sequence MFISKIMDYQNLSDEQFKRRFGVYKQTYRKMVESVKSVEADSNSPSKRGPKPKLSIEEQVLVTLEYWREYRTYFHIGTSWELSESTICRIVNKTEKMLLQSGNFRLKGKKALLNQAEIPVITVMDVTETPIERPQKKQKDFFSGKRGYHTLKSQLVADQNTEEIICVFCGKGRGHDFSLFKKSRVRFHPLTTSIEDSGYQGIAAYHSNSYTPKKKSKNRKLTELEKEYNKALAKERIIIEHINRKLKIFKILSCKYRNRRRRYSLRVNLLAAIYNCELGIGIAAS, from the coding sequence ATGTTTATTAGCAAAATTATGGATTATCAAAACTTATCAGATGAACAATTCAAACGCCGTTTCGGTGTGTATAAACAAACATATAGAAAGATGGTAGAATCAGTAAAAAGTGTTGAAGCCGACTCTAATTCACCATCTAAAAGGGGACCGAAACCTAAACTATCTATAGAAGAACAAGTTTTAGTAACGTTAGAATATTGGCGAGAATATAGAACATATTTTCACATTGGTACAAGCTGGGAACTATCAGAATCAACTATATGTCGGATTGTAAATAAGACGGAAAAAATGCTTTTACAATCGGGAAACTTCCGTTTAAAAGGAAAAAAAGCTTTACTCAATCAAGCAGAGATACCGGTCATAACGGTAATGGATGTAACGGAAACTCCCATTGAACGCCCCCAAAAGAAACAGAAAGATTTTTTTTCGGGTAAAAGAGGTTATCATACTTTAAAATCCCAATTAGTAGCTGATCAAAATACCGAGGAAATTATCTGTGTCTTTTGTGGGAAAGGTAGAGGTCATGATTTTAGTTTATTTAAAAAAAGTCGAGTTCGTTTTCATCCTTTAACTACCAGCATAGAAGACAGTGGTTATCAGGGAATAGCTGCATACCATAGTAATAGTTATACACCGAAAAAGAAATCGAAAAATAGAAAATTAACAGAGTTAGAAAAAGAGTATAACAAGGCTTTAGCCAAAGAAAGGATTATCATTGAACATATAAATAGGAAACTCAAAATCTTTAAAATCTTATCCTGTAAATATCGGAATCGTCGTCGAAGATATAGTTTAAGAGTTAACTTGTTGGCGGCTATTTATAACTGTGAGTTAGGGATAGGTATAGCAGCTTCTTAA